Below is a genomic region from Paraburkholderia sp. BL23I1N1.
TGGGATCATGCGTTTCAAGGGCCTCGATCTAAATCTCCTCGTCGCGCTCGATGCTCTGATGACCGAGCGTAACCTCACCGCGGCGGCACGCAGCATCAACCTGAGCCAGCCGGCCATGAGCGCGGCCGTCGCCCGGCTACGCGCCTATTTCTGCGATGAACTGTTTACGATGAGGGGCCGGGAACTTGTCCCCACACCGCGTGCTGAAGGGCTCGCTGCTCCAATCCGCGAGGCTCTGGTGCACATCCAGCTCTCCGTTATTTCCCGGGACGTCTTCAACCCGGCCAAATCGGATCGCCGCTTCAGGATCATCCTTTCCGATTTCATGGCAGTCGTATTTTTTCGAAAGATCGTGGAGCGTATTGCACGGGAAGCTCCCGCCGTCGGCTTCGAATTGCTACCACTTGCCGATGACCCCGATGAGGTTCTCCGGCGCGGCGAAGCCGATTTTCTTATCTTGCCGGAATTGTTCATGTCGAGCGCGCATCCTAAAGCGAAGCTGTTCGAGGAGACACTCGTGTGCGTAGGCTGCCGCACGAACAAGCAGCTATCAGGGCAGCTTACATTCGAGAGATACATGTCGATGGGGCACGTTTCGGTCAGGTTCGGACGTACGCGGCGGCCCTCCATCGACGAGTGGTTTTTGCTTGAGCACGGTCTCAAGAGACGGAACGAGGTCATCGTGCAGAGCTTTAGCATGATCCCGCCTATGCTAATAAACACTGACCGTATAGGGACGATGCCCTTCAGGCTGGCCAAGCATTTCGAAAAAACGATGCCTCTGCGGATCGTCGAACTTCCGCTGCCACTG
It encodes:
- a CDS encoding LysR family transcriptional regulator, which translates into the protein MRFKGLDLNLLVALDALMTERNLTAAARSINLSQPAMSAAVARLRAYFCDELFTMRGRELVPTPRAEGLAAPIREALVHIQLSVISRDVFNPAKSDRRFRIILSDFMAVVFFRKIVERIAREAPAVGFELLPLADDPDEVLRRGEADFLILPELFMSSAHPKAKLFEETLVCVGCRTNKQLSGQLTFERYMSMGHVSVRFGRTRRPSIDEWFLLEHGLKRRNEVIVQSFSMIPPMLINTDRIGTMPFRLAKHFEKTMPLRIVELPLPLPAFTEAVQWSALHSSDPASNWMREIILQEASRMVAPRETTRRPIHPG